A genomic region of Arachis stenosperma cultivar V10309 chromosome 9, arast.V10309.gnm1.PFL2, whole genome shotgun sequence contains the following coding sequences:
- the LOC130951004 gene encoding damage-control phosphatase At2g17340-like isoform X2 has translation MIRSSACNKLFMSPTTSSPLVPCCSSIAWNFNPPPSLFSSSSSPTLSSKANFLSCAHSKTLGIEEEEEEEEEAIIEKSSTPSELVEFPLLNEEYRACTIPWRDPSDDPSVPAPTELSWINLLLNTIPSYKKRAETDSSVPDAANRAEIFAKRYAEILEDLKKDPASHGVPLDIRLLCRLREQVLREVGFRDIFKKVKEEENLKAISLFENVVRLNDAIEDEGERLENLVRGIFAGNVFDLGSIELAEAFSRDGMSFSSACEKLVARPWIIDDLDTFKMKWRKKKWKKVIIFVDNSGADIILGILPFVRELLRRGSQVVLAANDLPSINDVTYLELIEIISKLRDEEGCLIGVSTSNLLIANSGNDLPVIDLTRVSQEVAYHASDADLVILEGMGRGIETNLYAQFKCDSLKIGMVKHVEVAEFLGSRMYDCVIKYNEATGS, from the exons ATGATAAGGTCATCAGCATGTAACAAGTTGTTCATGTCACCAACAACATCTTCGCCATTGGTCCCATGTTGCAGCAGCATTGCTTGGAATTTCAATCCTCCTCCATCATtattctcttcttcctcctctcctacCCTCTCAAGCAAGGCCAACTTCCTCTCTTGTGCCCACTCAAAAACACTTGGTATAG aagaagaagaagaagaagaagaagaagcaataatTGAAAAGAGTAGCACACCATCAGAGTTGGTAGAGTTCCCTTTGTTGAATGAAGAGTATAGAGCATGCACCATTCCTTGGAGGGACCCTTCTGATGATCCAAGTGTTCCTGCTCCCACCGAGCTATCTTGGATTAATCTCCTCCTCAATACTATCCCTTCCTACaa GAAGCGTGCTGAGACTGATTCTTCTGTTCCAGATGCTGCAAACAGAGCTGAAATATTTGCTAAAAG GTATGCTGAAATACTAGAAGATTTGAAGAAGGATCCTGCAAGTCATGGAGTCCCTCTTGATATCCGT CTTTTATGCAGACTTCGCGAGCAAGTACTTAGGGAAGTTGGATTCAGAGATATCTTCAAGAAAGTCAAG GAGGAAGAGAATTTAAAGGCTATCTCACTATTTGAGAACGTTGTTCGTCTTAATGACGCCATCGAAGATGAAGGCGAGCGACTCGAAAATCTAGTTAGAGGAATTTTCGCAGGGAATGTATTCGACCTTGGTTCTATTGAG CTTGCAGAGGCTTTCTCAAGGGACGGAATGTCCTTTTCGTCTGCTTGCGAAAAGCTTGTCGCTCGGCCTTGGATTATCGATGATCTTGATACTTTCAAAATGAAATGGAGaaaaaagaagtggaagaag GTTATCATATTTGTTGATAACTCTGGTGCAGATATCATTTTGGGTATTTTGCCATTTGTGAGGGAGCTTCTTCGACGGGGCAGCCAG GTTGTATTGGCTGCTAATGACTTGCCTTCTATCAATGATGTGACATACTTAGAGCTAATTGAAATTATATCTAAG TTAAGGGACGAGGAAGGATGTCTCATCGGTGTCAGCACTTCAAATCTGTTAATTGCCAACTCTGGCAATGATTTACCT GTTATTGATCTTACTAGGGTGTCTCAGGAGGTTGCTTACCATGCCAGTGATGCAGATCTTGTTATCTTAGAAGGGATG GGTCGTGGAATAGAAACAAATCTCTACGCCCAATTTAAATGTGATTCACTCAAGATTGGAATG GTGAAACATGTTGAGGTTGCAGAATTTCTTGGGTCACGTATGTATGACTGTGTAATCAAATACAATGAAGCTACGGGATCATAA
- the LOC130951004 gene encoding damage-control phosphatase At2g17340-like isoform X1, giving the protein MIRSSACNKLFMSPTTSSPLVPCCSSIAWNFNPPPSLFSSSSSPTLSSKANFLSCAHSKTLGIEEEEEEEEEEAIIEKSSTPSELVEFPLLNEEYRACTIPWRDPSDDPSVPAPTELSWINLLLNTIPSYKKRAETDSSVPDAANRAEIFAKRYAEILEDLKKDPASHGVPLDIRLLCRLREQVLREVGFRDIFKKVKEEENLKAISLFENVVRLNDAIEDEGERLENLVRGIFAGNVFDLGSIELAEAFSRDGMSFSSACEKLVARPWIIDDLDTFKMKWRKKKWKKVIIFVDNSGADIILGILPFVRELLRRGSQVVLAANDLPSINDVTYLELIEIISKLRDEEGCLIGVSTSNLLIANSGNDLPVIDLTRVSQEVAYHASDADLVILEGMGRGIETNLYAQFKCDSLKIGMVKHVEVAEFLGSRMYDCVIKYNEATGS; this is encoded by the exons ATGATAAGGTCATCAGCATGTAACAAGTTGTTCATGTCACCAACAACATCTTCGCCATTGGTCCCATGTTGCAGCAGCATTGCTTGGAATTTCAATCCTCCTCCATCATtattctcttcttcctcctctcctacCCTCTCAAGCAAGGCCAACTTCCTCTCTTGTGCCCACTCAAAAACACTTGGTATAG aagaagaagaagaagaagaagaagaagaagcaataatTGAAAAGAGTAGCACACCATCAGAGTTGGTAGAGTTCCCTTTGTTGAATGAAGAGTATAGAGCATGCACCATTCCTTGGAGGGACCCTTCTGATGATCCAAGTGTTCCTGCTCCCACCGAGCTATCTTGGATTAATCTCCTCCTCAATACTATCCCTTCCTACaa GAAGCGTGCTGAGACTGATTCTTCTGTTCCAGATGCTGCAAACAGAGCTGAAATATTTGCTAAAAG GTATGCTGAAATACTAGAAGATTTGAAGAAGGATCCTGCAAGTCATGGAGTCCCTCTTGATATCCGT CTTTTATGCAGACTTCGCGAGCAAGTACTTAGGGAAGTTGGATTCAGAGATATCTTCAAGAAAGTCAAG GAGGAAGAGAATTTAAAGGCTATCTCACTATTTGAGAACGTTGTTCGTCTTAATGACGCCATCGAAGATGAAGGCGAGCGACTCGAAAATCTAGTTAGAGGAATTTTCGCAGGGAATGTATTCGACCTTGGTTCTATTGAG CTTGCAGAGGCTTTCTCAAGGGACGGAATGTCCTTTTCGTCTGCTTGCGAAAAGCTTGTCGCTCGGCCTTGGATTATCGATGATCTTGATACTTTCAAAATGAAATGGAGaaaaaagaagtggaagaag GTTATCATATTTGTTGATAACTCTGGTGCAGATATCATTTTGGGTATTTTGCCATTTGTGAGGGAGCTTCTTCGACGGGGCAGCCAG GTTGTATTGGCTGCTAATGACTTGCCTTCTATCAATGATGTGACATACTTAGAGCTAATTGAAATTATATCTAAG TTAAGGGACGAGGAAGGATGTCTCATCGGTGTCAGCACTTCAAATCTGTTAATTGCCAACTCTGGCAATGATTTACCT GTTATTGATCTTACTAGGGTGTCTCAGGAGGTTGCTTACCATGCCAGTGATGCAGATCTTGTTATCTTAGAAGGGATG GGTCGTGGAATAGAAACAAATCTCTACGCCCAATTTAAATGTGATTCACTCAAGATTGGAATG GTGAAACATGTTGAGGTTGCAGAATTTCTTGGGTCACGTATGTATGACTGTGTAATCAAATACAATGAAGCTACGGGATCATAA